Genomic segment of Caretta caretta isolate rCarCar2 chromosome 4, rCarCar1.hap1, whole genome shotgun sequence:
tcaaaaccttactaaagtcaagatataccacatctactgcttccccactatccacaaggcttattagcctgtcaaagaaagatattaggttAATttcacatgatttgttcttgacaaatctaggCTGacagttacttatcaccttatcttccagatgtttacaaattgattgcttaattatttgctccattatctttccaggtactgaagttaagcagactggtctgtaattccccaggttgtccttatttccctttttatagaggGACGCTATATTTGACCTTTTCCcgctctggaatctctcctgtcttacatgacttttcaaagataaatcgctaatggctcagatacctcctcagtcagctcaTTGAGTATTCTacgatgtatttcatcaggccttgctgacttgaagacacctaacttgtctaagtaatttaaactttttctttccctatttttgcctctgatcctatctcattttcactatgttagatgtccagttGCTACTAACCTTGTGCATCTTTCTCAAAGTGATTAATAGAttcaaaagccagaagggactattgtgatcagctagactgacctcttgtataatagaccatagaacttccccaaaataattcctagagtatattttttagaaaaacatctaacttgatttgaaaattgccagtgttggagaatccactatgatcttgggtaaattgttccaaggtCAATACcgtcattgttaaaaatttacaccttatttccaatctgaatttgtctagcttcaatttctagccattggatttctctgctagattgaagagaccattattaaatacttgttccccgtgtaggtacttagactgtaatcaagtcactctcccaaccttctttttgttaagctatagagagctctttgagtctgttgCTGTGAGGCAtgctttctaatcttttaatcattcttgtggctcttctccaaACCCTTTCCAGTTTATCAAGGACTAATGCATCCAAAGCCTTCTTTGCCACAGCATTTCACTGGGAGctaatgttcagctgattatccacagcaacccccaaatctttttcagagtcgctgcttcttaggatagagttcccccatcctgtaagtgtgaccTTCAGGTATTTACAGCGTTTATTGGTATGTGATCTCTATTCATGTTGGTCTTTGGCTGTGTCTTTGAAGTTATCAACATTTATGCCGCATAAGTTAATATTCTGCTTATGGGTAACTTTAAAGTATTTACATTCACCGTCCTTCCTGTACTTTCCAAGTTTCAGCTAACCATAAGTGACTTTTTTGGAGACTCTATCATCCTCCTTTCTGATAACAATCTGTCCATCTGAGTTGAGCTTTGATAACTATTGTCTTGATGCAGGTTGTTTTTGCTCTTTCAAGGACGTTAATGTGTATGTTAAGGCCTCTGTCTCAACCTATTTGTTGTTACTAGCAGCAAATGTGCCACACTTTTCCAGAATGAAGATATTAACCTAGGTCCTGGAATTTGTCTTGGACTTTGGTTAATATCTTCACTCCGGAAAAGTATGGCATGCTGTTAGTAACAACATAGTCAAGGCCTCTGTCTCATCCTAACACTGGCATCTCACTTCCAATAGTACACTTGCTCCTTATGATGATGTGTTAGTTCATTATTGAATTGGAGGAAGAATGTCACTGAGAATTAGCTTGCTCCtcaataatcccattgacttcagtaggactaagtaagtggagtaaggtactatttaGCATGTTgaagggtatcagaatctaggTTATAGTGAATTTCCAATACAACTTCTCTCCGGATCTAAGTTTGCCTTTGAGGATTCTCCTCCAAAAATTATCAGGCCTGACACTAGTTATCTTGAGATCACAGTCCAGGATGCATGTTTTTTAATTACTGTATTTTACCAGCTGActgaaaaagaaagaatgaaaccATCCTCATTCTTTCACAGGCAAAGCAAGCACACTTAAGGACTTACCACAAAATGTATTTACCTTGACAAATGTcccatattttttcatttttaaaagatgcaaatGCAATGGGCATAAACAGACTAGTAAATAATAAGAACAAAATTGATGTTAtgttttgtattcattgtttgaCTTACGTTCACTTCTTAGGTATTAAGACATGCTATACATGTTGGTGAAGCTGAAGTGGAAAAATGTGTCATGGGTATAATGAAAGAAAAGAAGATTAATATACAGAAGGATACAGGGTATGTTGTTTGCTACTGTTACACAGGTACCTCTAAGTGGACCAcatcattttgccttttataacATTGTATAGGTATATGACGAGAAAGATGATTATTTTAGGAATCACCTAATCTGATCTTGTTATTTGGGGAATACAGTATGTACATCATACTTTGCAATTCACTTTTAAGGATTTAAGATGTATATATGAGGAGACTGCATATGACGTGGtgtggtataaaggttttattggcatgAGTTTGGGATAACTGCATTACTCACAGTTGGCCAACCCCAATTAAATTGTACTGGTCATCTCAATCAGATCTTTACCATATCATCACATATCCTGTATGACCTATATTACATACTGTTGTTTTAgagagttcatttaaaaaaaaaaaagcttgttaGATCAGTTTCTTTTGTGTCTCTCCACCTGTAACTGTATAGGCCTTGAAGAGGGAAAAGTATAACTAGTTTAAAACAATTCTAAAAATGATCTTTCTCTCTACATAAAAGCCATCCACAGTTTCAAAGTTTGGGATATCTTCTGACCTTTGAAATCTAGAAGCAAGTGTGACATTTAATGTTGGAAAGCTGCggttttccccttttccagagATGCAATGTTCCCATTTCCAGCTGTGCAGCATTGAAGTATTGCCCTTAGACTTGTCACTGGAGCTGGATGAAATATTACCCATTCTGGAGTTTAGACTAGTGTAACATTCTGAGGTGAGGAAAGTAATACATTTCTCTCTGGAagaaagttgtttgtttgttttgttttgttttttttcagttgggCAAAGCTTGTAGGAGTTTGGTGTGTCACATTAAATCCTGCAGGACCTGTACTCTCTTTTTCGTATGATCTAAGCAATGATGACTCTATGGCCATCCCATCATGTATTGCCTAAAGAtcctgtggggttttttgtttttcagttttaagACAAGCCTGCAGGTATGTTTGCTGCAGATATCTGGTTATAAGAAACTTTATTTGGAGGTGGAAAATCTGAGGAAAGTTCCATATGATTCAGATAATGAAGAACATGAAAAGCAACTAATCCAGGTGAAGGAGTCTCGGAATTCTGAGTCCTAAACTATTACTAGAATAATTGAATGCTAATAAATTAGCCGTAGAAGTTTAGCTTTCTTTAAATTTCTAACTGTCAGGCTGTTTAGTCTTTATAAACTAGAAGagcaaaattgattttaaaaattgaaataaaccAGCTGACAGGTGCCCTTTCAATAAGTCTCTGACAAATGCCCTTGACTGTATCCAACAGTATATGAGAGCTTAATTTATCCTCTTACTGCTAATTATTTTAATAGCAccttggcattttaaaaatatttactattttcAAGTTGTAAAACTGACTCACTGAAGTTAAACAATACTCTAAAGCAAATCTCAGACTAATAGCTCTGTTTCTTAAGGGTTTCTTACAGTAAGTTTATTCCATTTGAAATTGCAAAAATAGTAGCacacattttaacaaaacaaaactctgcaTACCAAAAATACTTGATCATTTATGGTGCCTTTCACTCATGAAATTTGTTTTTACAAATACTAGTGAATTTAACATTCCAATATCCCTGTATATAGATATTTATCCTCACTGTGGCTTTGATCCTTCAAAGATTTATGCACGTGTTCCAATTGAAGTACATGGGTAATCTCATTGAACTCAATGATCATATTTGTGCCTAAAATTAAGCAtttgcacaagtgtttgcagaattggggtttACGTGTATGAGGAGACTGACAACCAGAAAAATGAAGGGCCTGATGCTCTTTTACATCCACTTAGAGCCCTTTTGCACTGCCAGAtaaaaggggccttagtgtaaatgagtaTCAGGCTCTAAGGGAGTTAATTGTCCCTGACTTGGTTGTAATTTTAGTGTATATATAGGGCTTAAGTGAGTTacccaagaggaaaaaaaaggaagtgtGACAAAGCATAGAGAATCCATGTCTCCCAATTTTTAGTCTTGTCTTAAATGCAAGATTTTGTTATCTGACATGCATCAATAAGTGTTCTGAATAACATGACTAGGAAGAACATTGGCAGTTCTGTTATTTGTAACATGGAAGTATGTTTATGTAGCTTTGGAATTTGCTGATACCTCATGAAAATCTGAAGGCTAGAATCACCAAGCAGTGGTGTGACATTGGTTTCCAAGGTGATGATCCCAAAACAGACTTCAGAGGAATGGGCATGCTGGGATTAGTCAATCTGGTGTAAgtgaaaataaatactttttttctcTATGTCTATGAATTCTTATTTAGTATTATTCCTAATTCCCTCTGCAATGACTACTTGAGTagaagaaaacaaatatattGACTACTGTAATACATTACTGAATAATGGAAAAGGAGCCCCTTTCTAAATGAGTAAACAGTTCTTCAACAGTGAGCTGCATTGTTAATAACTAGTTGGATAGATGAGTTTTAGTTACAAATTGTAACAGAGttgaaaaaaaaagcagaaaggagTTTAAGAATAAAGAATTATACACCTGTATGATAGGCCTGCTATGCTATAGCTGGGAAAGTAACTGATCAAAACTCTTCAAAATATAGTTATTACTAAGTTAAAAGTACTAATGATGTAGAACAGAAGATATGAAAATTCATGAATACAACCTACTTGAATAGGGGAATCCTGAGTTCCCTGGAAGGTTCCTATCCTACTGTTCTCCTTTATCATGTCATTCCTTGTTACAGATCACTTTTTCCATTTACTTTTATCTTATTGGTTTTCATTCTGTACTCTTTCTCCAATACACATTTGTCTATAACTCCATTTTTCTGTTGTTGAAAATGTTTATTAATTAAATCTAACTACCTATGTAGTAATCCTTAGATTgagtttttgttttctccttctcAGGTATTTTAGTAAACATTACACCAGTGAAGCTCGCCAGATCCTCTCTCGTTCAAATCATCCAAAATTGGGGTAAGCCATTTGTACGGGCCTAAGATCTCACAAAGATCTTAGATTGTAGAGTGCCCAGTCTATATGGGAGGATCTTCTGAATTTTTTAAGAGGAAAACATTTGACACTTCCTCCAGGAAATTGACAAACGGAATTAAATTTGTAATTTTGGAGATGTGGTCACAGCATCTGAGttgaaaactgtgtgtgtgtatagttatGTATTTGTTCCAAACAGTCTATTTAGTGCCCTTAGTAATCTGTAGTCTTCAGTTAGTTTCATTGTAGCAAAACACTCCAATCCCTTATCCCCCAAAAATGGTATGGCTAACAGATTTGGATTAAACTTGGAAGGGAATAGTAATTATCCTTTATTCTATTTAATAACACAAACTTACTCAAGATGTATGTATTCATGCACATTGTGCAAAGTGCAGTACATACACTTTCATAGATTAAGTGCCCACCCAGTGGTCTGGactgtacaaatatttaaaacacatCAAAGATTATAAACAAGCTCTCTCACCCTTTACAAGACACTACTCCTCTTTCATCCACCCAATCCCCAGTTAACTCTGGTTTATCTCAATAATTAATACAGTAAGCAGGGGAAGGCTTCATCTTGTGCCTTGTCATTAATGTTGCCCTATCTATTTAAGTTGTGAGCAGTCATTAATGAAGACTTCTGCAATGAAAACATATACATGTATCCTTTAACATATTTGTTTTTCAAGATGATACACTTTTTGTGACTGCTGAACTTGTTCTAATTTTTCATCATTAGGCTTTTTAAGCCAAAAGAGTCCCATACATAACAGGAGCAAACCTAGAGTTGTCATTCAGGTTTATTTTCTGTATTCGGAATTCCACCTCCCGGAGGAAACAGGATATCCTGTACAAAGCCCCAAAATGCACTTTACTCAATGACTCAAATTGTGTGTGCAACTGTACCTGATTTAACACATTGTACTCTATAACAAGCTTTGAAAATTGTATCACATATGAAAATACACAAGATCTACTTGAGCTTCTGCTGGCCAGCTCTCTTGCTATGGCCGTGTTTTTGGTAGCAGTGATGTTAATATTACAGTAGATTTGGAGAGAGGGTAGACGACCagatttagaattttttttttaaagcttttactTTTCTATATGCTTATCGAGGGCTGGTACacccttggggggtgggggacattATAACACCATGGCTGAGTCTGGTTGACTGCCCTTGGCATCTGGGCAGTAAGGTCTAATGCTCAGGATCAATAGGCTAGCCTCCCTCACAGGGCCATGTGGGCtcatggccagagtcaatatggcCACCCTCCCTTGCAGTGCCGTGTGGGCTCGTGGCCAGAGCGGCTGGAGAGGTGGGCTGCCACTTCAGGACGGGCAGCAGccagggtagggggacccagaccctccctactccactgggtcccaacccaAGGCCCTGATGGTGGCGGGGTTGCCCACCTCCTGCTCAGCAGGGATCCTGCCAAAACATGCTGAGCCAAGCCCCAGTTCTATGACTGGTTTCCTGTTAAGTTCCTCTGTGTTACTTCCTACCCGTTCCTCCACAGCTAGTCATCTTGGGAGTCCCATGGCCTCTCTTCCCTCTCTGGAGTAGAGTGCCTGCGAGTCATTGGTCAACGCAGTCTGTCTGGCCTCTGAGTCCTGGAGTGTCAGCTGTCCCTCTGCAGGAACCTGCAGCAGACCTCTGTTCCTTTTGGTAgtcagccctgactgagctgagttgctcccttttatagccagagcatgcccagcagaggccAGGGGTGTGGGCTCCTCAACCCACAGAatgattaacccctgctgaaccagTGCGGggctggtacaccccatcacaatgcTGATTAAACTTCCTATCCTGTTGCCTCTGTTCGGTTAATGGGGACATTCACCACATTGCTGTTGATGAAATTTTAGATTTCTTACACAGTCCATCTTTTAACTTCACCATAGTCTTAGATGTACAAGGCACTTCAGACAAAAATGCTCCATACACTTGAGACAGACCTTGCTTGATTCCTAGAATGACCCAAAATATAGAATAGTAATAATTTGGCAGATAATAATTTGTCTCTATACAAATTAGTCCCAGAAAATGGAATAAATTGTAAACATCAACAGGAGAATGGATTTCATTAGTATCTAATAGGAAATGTTTTTGGTGTTTCAGATATTCCTATGCAATAGTTGGGATCAATTTGACAGAAATGGCTTATAGTTTACTAAAGAGTGGTGCTTTAAAGTCTCACCTCTACAACTTGGTCCCTGGATTGCCACAGATGGAACACTTTCATCAGTTTTATTGTGAGTATCTGTAACTCTTATAAATTATCAGGGGCAGGACTACCTTCATTACCAAAAGTCCAGGCCTCTACCACCGAGATAAATGAGTAACTCCTTTAGTTGTTAGCAGTAATATGCGATTGTCCCTGGACCAGCTATTAGGACATCTAATACTCAGCCAGTTTgttacatattaaaaatattttagtgctCTGATGCTTCTAACATGCTTATGGATTTATTTTCAAGCAtagtttaaaggaaaaataaacatttacctCCATTACTCCTCCAAAGCAAGAATTATAACTTGGATGTCTGACGACTATTTCTTCATTGGATAAATTTGGGTGGATGGATACAGCAGGCATCAATTTAATAAATATCTAATATTTTCTAAGGCATGCATTCTTGCTAGTTACTCCTACGCTATCCAGAAGAATTGCTATTGATTAAAATGAGGCACCGCCTTCTTTCTCTAGGCTGAGTGGTTCTGATGGATCTTCCCAGCCTAAAGTAGAAAAGAATGGATCACAGGTCCTGTAGAactctattttgttttctttacaggTTATCTGGTTTATGAGTTTGACAAATTTTGGTTTGAAGAAGAACCAGAAAGTATTATGCACTTCAACCACTATAGAGAGAAATTTCATGAAAAAGTTAAAGGACTTCTTCTGGACTATAACCAAGTACTAACCTTACAGAATATAAAGAAACCATAGCCTCATCTGCAGTCTACCCAGTTCTGCTCATAAAATAGAATTATGCATTCTCATGGAATTCGCACACTTactttaccaaaaatatttgtttaatgaTGGAActttttatacatatatttttgaaaaaactCAAATTCAGTTATAAAAGCTTGGACAATCAGCCTCTGTTTACAGGTCTTATATGCTATTCTCCAAaggaaagcttttttaaaaaaaatcctgtattgAATCTTTTGCCCTCCCAACTTTCATACACCTCGTGATGCAGGAACATGCAGTAGGTATTTATGCTGTATTATGTTATCTTCATTATGTAACCTATTACTAGGTTCCTTTTCTACCATTAACAGTTGATTAGTTGTCTTTAAGAGGGGAAATTGCTTTGGTTTTAGAGTTGTTTCTCAAGTTCTGTCCCCTTGTTTATCTGCACATAGCTTGTGgtctataaaaatgttaaatttctgTGTAAAGAGGTCCATGAAGATGATGTATCAATTATTTGTGACTTGGAAGAAGAGATTTCATTTTTTCATATTTACACACAAGAACAAACATGGTTCTGGTTGAAATGATCCTCCCTCCAGGAAATAAGTACCCACAACCCTGTGCCTGGAAGGAACTTCCCtcaaaaataacaacaacaaaatagtgTAAGGCCAGAGTCCATCAGTAAAGAAGTCCCCTTTAACAAGGAGATCTTTCATGTCAGATGGTGCCATAGATATTTCCAGCTCTCAATCCCTCTCTTTCAGTTTGGGCTACAGTTTTTCAGGCTCTCCTACttgattttgtattttttgttggCCCATTCTTTTTCCTCTATCAGCCAACAGAGAGACTTTTGAATGGGGAGTGATATCTAGGAGAATTACTCAACGAACAAACTACAAAAAGAGGTTATTTCCCACAAAACTTTGTTGCGGCTGAAATCCATGATTTGTGAAGGTAATTGGAACTCTTCACTTCATCCATACTTCGAAGGAAGTAGTGGCACAACTTTAATAGGATAAAAGCATGTTTCCAGATTTGGGCGTTCTAGGCAATCCAGGCACGAGGAGTTGATATCTACAGCAGTTTGTGATTATTAAGcattgtttaaaatgttaaacagGCTTGGCATGAACTTATATTTTTTAAAGCCTACTATTTAAATAAAGTGCCTTCTGCTTAATTCAATCACTGTTTAATTTGACCCTCCATTTAACTTGAGCAGAGCTTCAGAAATCtcagttctttgggggcagagacgaTCTCTCATGCTTGAATATCACATAGTGGGTACTATCAtgatacaaatacaaaaaaaaaattaaacataatgCTTTATTTTATCTCTGGTAGGCTTCATTAGTTATGAAAAAAGGCCAACTTTCTGAATGGGAGAAGGAAAGAACAAAGGAAGATCCTTGTGATTTAACAAAAAGATAATTGGAAGATATTCAGACCCTACAATATAAGTATTATTGCGTAGGCTGTGATTTCTACCACTCCATCCCCTAATTCCTCTTGATCTACATGAACAACATGATCAGCTGCTTATTGCAGTCAAAATGATAGTAGAGAGCAGTTATATATACAAaaagttttattgttttgttgtAAAATGTGTTACAAATAGGTGAGGTTTTAAACATTGTTTGAGCTCCATCTGCCAGAAGGTGGAGGGATGTAAAGATTTATCTTCATATTTACATTTGCCCATTACCTTTATACTTGAAATGGTGCAGTTAGGGGAAGAAATTTGGTTGAAAAGGAACTGATGCAATACGCACAACACATCCTTTCTGTGCACACTACAGTAACTCTTAATTTggcaaaatttgtttttaaatgtggtaCATATTTGTTCTGCTACGCTTGCACACACTTTTCTGGAGGCACGCTGGTACAATGGTGATGACTTTATAGGTACCTAAATAGCAGAATTGAATGTTTCTTCATTGGATTTCTGCAAATAAGTTTTGCTGGTTTCAAATGTACtttataatgaaaatatatatatctgctattcccacccccccccccccccacctcctggctgTTCTCCACCATTCTACCTGCTACCATATAGTTTCTCCACCCTAAGTAACTCTATTGCTtaccttgctgctgctgcatagCTTTCCTTAGGAATAGCAGTATGAAATTGATCTGATGTTTGAATTTCACTGAGGACAACATGCTGAACAGAATTAGTGAAACCAGCCATACTATTGTTAATTTTACCATGCTActgtttggcaaagttacaagcagCAACAATAACAGAGGAGCTGGAACCAATTGGCCACAGAGCCTAGCCAGTTTTGTCATCCTTACATTTGGAAGATTATTTTTGCAACTGTAAAGGCTAGAAATGTAAttagaaaaaaagacaaaacctaTAATTCCACAGAAATTGGTATGTTAAGCTTCTTTACTCCCAGGAAGAACTTCCTGCTTGCCATTGGCAAAAGGATTTTTCAAACCCTGTCCTATACAATTTCAGATTTCATATAGCACAAAAGAAATCTTAACTAAGGCATCTTGGGATAGAGTCtagaccagggattctcaaacttcattgcagcgCAACCCCCTTcttacaacaaaaattactacacgaccccaggaagggggactgcAGTCTgagccagccagagccctgctgccctgggcaggagggggagaggagcaggcaAAGTCCAAGCCCCACCGTCCCAGgtagggggcctgtaacctgagccctgctgcccagagctgaagctgaagcctgaacccCACTCCCCAGGTCTGATGCCTTTGGGCTTCAGCCTTTGGGGGtgtggctttggccccaggccccagcaagtctaaacaccagccctggcaaccccattaaaatggaggtcgtgacccacagtttgaaaaccgctgGTCTAGACTGAGTTCAGTCAAAGGTTTGTCATCACTTTTTATAATCAAAACCATGAGCTGAGAATCatgaaaatacacaaagtaagaaTAAAGTAACCATCATTAAACATGGAAAAGCTATGTAGTCAAATGTATGGATGTGTTAGGTCACATGTAATAATTGTTTAAAATGAGTGTATTTTTCTAGTTCCCAGTGTATTGTTTCCTGAACAGTTTAAAAACTAGAATTTGTATGTAGTT
This window contains:
- the ELMOD2 gene encoding ELMO domain-containing protein 2; this encodes MFVYLWGYLYSNFFRFWLKWILRLLTGKCELQRICGGSKEGSQRTLKIEYSLGLSKSKVLRHAIHVGEAEVEKCVMGIMKEKKINIQKDTGFKTSLQVCLLQISGYKKLYLEVENLRKVPYDSDNEEHEKQLIQLWNLLIPHENLKARITKQWCDIGFQGDDPKTDFRGMGMLGLVNLVYFSKHYTSEARQILSRSNHPKLGYSYAIVGINLTEMAYSLLKSGALKSHLYNLVPGLPQMEHFHQFYCYLVYEFDKFWFEEEPESIMHFNHYREKFHEKVKGLLLDYNQVLTLQNIKKP